GGGGAGATGATAATAAGAAAGTTCTACAATAGAATCGGGGCTGAGGAGACTAAATACTCCTCTTACCACTAGAGTTCACTGCAAAAATTTAGTGGCATTGTCTTTGGCACTCCCCTCAATACTGCCTGACAAGGTCACTATGTATCGTTGCTGTGAACCATACGAGGCACCACAATGATCATGTCATGTACTTGGTCACCGTCTACTCCTCCCCActgttgctgctgccactgcaCTAGCATTGTTCAGCAACACACACACTGACACAGTCAACCTCCTTGCCACCCATGTTGTTTAAGATATACCTGTGACTAAAGCTTTGCACAAACTAGTGCGAAAAGAGACTGCATTCGTAGTGCTGCATCATTAAATGTGagttctttgttctttcttcccTAAATTTGCATTTTTGACCCTTTCTCATTGGAGGTAAGTGTTGGCATTAAAAGAAATCAGAGGACCTTAAAACATATTTTTCAAAACAGCACTTTTACTGGCAGAAAACAAGTAACTTGTAATGAGAGATGAACAGGATAGGATGAAAGAGACTGAATAAACTGTGAACTCCTCGttcacaaaaccacaaaagttCATTTAGGGCTGTGTTTCGGTTTTGTTGCCGCCTTTTCTTGTAGGCTAGCTGTCACCGGTGTCCTCTGGACTCAATTAGAAAGCACCATGCCTGGACTTATACAGTCACCACTAATCTGGAATCACAGGCTCGGTTATATTTAAAGCTTTGACAGCTTTTTGCCATTTCGTCATGTCCATTGTCATCATGAATGTTCCACTTCTGTCTTCACGCTCGGTACTCGTGTTCGCAAACACGGGCTCCACCACCACCATGTTGTCCGCATCGTACTTAATGCGGGCGTGGCCCTCGTTGACTAGGAACGACAGATGGAATATATTCTCACATGTCTTGGCAAATGACTGCGGGTGGAGCACAAATTCAAAATACGGCAATGGGCACCCCGTTTGCTTGTATAAGTCCCCCAGAAGACGGTGGATTACGCTGACACGTTCTGTGGTTGTCTCTTGAATGATCTGCTCCACAGAGGACACCTGAAATCACATAAGAGGAAGTGTTGGCTATTTGAACACTTTCACAAGCACACAAAAGAAGTACAGTCATTGTGAATAGTATATGGGCTGCATTGCTTGTGGCTGCCAGCGTGACTGCTGGCCCTTTTATGGAGTTGTGCACAGCACAAGGGACAAAGGACAGAAAGAAATGGTTGAGACAAGCGTTGACAATCATCTTGAATGTAGAAGGACTCCGAGTAAAGCCATGATTCTGTCAGCCACTCAGAGCGTAGGTACCCACAGACCCTTTTTCCGTGTCCTGCAAATGGAGTGAGACTACCGAAAATGGCTTGTACGTCTTGAGGCAGCTGCCAGTGTCGAATGTAGTACaccgcctatatatatatatatatatatatatatatatatatatatatatatatatatatatataggggcaGGCTGGCGATAAGATTTTATGTAACAGAGGCATAATTCATGGAGCCAGTGGCAGTTGCAAATCTGTATCTGGTGGTAGAAgagttaaatatatatatatatatatatatatatatatagagagagagagagagagatttcctTTTTTGAGGTATATTTAACTCTTCTACCAACAGATTTGCAACTGCCACTGGCTCCATGAATTATGCCTCTGTTACATAAAATCTTATCCTCAGCCTAGCACCCTCTCCTCACCAGCCTGCTTCTTCATTAGCCTCGAACAACCTTTGATGTGAGCTAGTGTAGTACGTCAAATAAAATGGTACAACATTGCATTCTGGCCCCTAAGACCAGTTATGCAGTGTTTAAACAAAGCACTGCATCATATTTTCGTTAATATCTGTCGTAGTTTTTCAGTGATGATGTTATTTGTGTCTCCCTAATAATTGGTTGAGGCAGTGGACTGCACTTTTGCCTACAAGGCTGAATCAGTGTGCCGCAAGGCAAAGGAATTGCTATCTGTGTGATGCTGGCACCGGTTTCAGGGACAATGCTTATGAAAACCAGGAGAAGGCACGTACATGAGGCCGGTACTTTGACCCTAGCCTGCTGCATTGTTACTCGTTCATTGCAGCACAGCACTCTAATCCGAAAGGTGGATGTCAATACCTTTCTCTTTTCTACCATGCCCTTTCCGTTCACAGGGCCTGCCAGCACCGAACCTGAAGTTAGCTGTCAAAAAAAGTCACGGGTTGTAACAATAGGATTTGTGGAACCTGGTGCAATAGGATACAGAAACTTTGACTTGGAGAGCACAGCATAAGATGGATGCAAGGGTGAAGTGTGTCGGAGCTTGTGCGCGTTACACCCTGCTTCATCACCGGGTGTTAGTGAGCTGCACCAAGTCATGGATAGTCCACGAACTTAATACTTTGCATTGCTAAGATAAAAGAAAGCTTGACGCTCCCCGTTCACGTCTCGGGATGGCATTGCGCGCGTTACCTTATTAGGTACGGTCGGCGCTCTGTCCGGGGCATCCTGAGTCGTGCGCCTGACGGGCGCCTTTTTCGCCTCGACCGGCACGTCACCCGGGGAGCCGTACAGGTACCAGACAGGATGGCTCGTCTTCGTGGTTCCTTCCGCGAGCTTCCCAAGCTCCGCCCACGCCTTCTCCGTCAGCGGACCGGTCTGCGACGCATCCGACGGCACGAAGTCGCGGACCCGCGCTGCGAACTCCTCGTGGTCCAACTTGCGCAGGTTCACTGGCAGCGCGGCGGCCAGTTGACGTCCCCTGCATGCCGCCAAGCTGACAAGCGTAGAGTCCAGCACGGCCTCCTGTGCGCGCGCGACGTTTTCGAAGAGCTCTTCCGCTTGCTGCAGAACCTCGTTGGGCCGAACGTCCTCCGGCACGTTAAGCTGTTCGTCTATGACAACGCCGTAGTCGCGGCGCACACGGCGCACCTCCTCGGCATTCTCGGCCTTGAAATCGTCCTGCGATTCGGACCCACCGTCGTCTGACGCCTGCGACATGATGGTGCGCTCGCCAATTGTTCCTTCGAGAGAGTGTGTCTGCGCTTGCACGCTTGCGGATCCGACAGACGGTGCGGCACGCGTCGAACTCGGCGCGGTTTCGGTTATATATTGAACTTGTTCCGGGGAACCAACACACACGGACAATTTTCTGGAGGAAAGCtaggaggcaaagcgcgcacaagtgagagcgcttctgaaaagagtcctgCGTTTTAACCCACGCTAGTTTATACAGAGGAAGAGAAAACAGAAACATCAACAgcta
This genomic window from Dermacentor albipictus isolate Rhodes 1998 colony chromosome 9, USDA_Dalb.pri_finalv2, whole genome shotgun sequence contains:
- the LOC135896536 gene encoding non-structural maintenance of chromosomes element 4 homolog A-like, which encodes MSQASDDGGSESQDDFKAENAEEVRRVRRDYGVVIDEQLNVPEDVRPNEVLQQAEELFENVARAQEAVLDSTLVSLAACRGRQLAAALPVNLRKLDHEEFAARVRDFVPSDASQTGPLTEKAWAELGKLAEGTTKTSHPVWYLYGSPGDVPVEAKKAPVRRTTQDAPDRAPTVPNKVSSVEQIIQETTTERVSVIHRLLGDLYKQTGCPLPYFEFVLHPQSFAKTCENIFHLSFLVNEGHARIKYDADNMVVVEPVFANTSTEREDRSGTFMMTMDMTKWQKAVKALNITEPVIPD